The following are encoded together in the Mycosarcoma maydis chromosome 4, whole genome shotgun sequence genome:
- a CDS encoding uncharacterized protein (related to Peroxisomal membrane protein PEX16) — protein MALLKQYDDFLLNNASQITAVESSLRSITYFLPGRFKDAELAGEAIYASLNLLGLYHDSILARALEKQNPLAITNDKALAAEKRVLPSSAARLDTNIATGLTPSEHARYTNHFSHSSKSYNRVARSLVIVGYFELLAEMVARRKLGRRKAWDVVAAIEALKVLLRLSLVQMTGSRMAIHPPIPEREVDPAALEQERANIVGKLAHRLDVATASSNSSLSNSITQPPKGYWKGSRTGLLRPTLASLRPGYDDTEDDPPASAAQPDRRPPHLRAMRINAAHSGSDTDDTLVDSTRLQASTTLYPSAASDDPLSQSSNALQKDLPSPPVTMKPWSESQINDYLLSRVLTVNDVRKPEELVRPLRNRSAHLAEVVWILRPLIYVLALRRWGRKATLPFALSFALEYFAKELRIRSFAPSIPAPKSLFPTNPLLAAMMGQNPLASILTSIFMGGNPADKAKRPISSVEEAEWSKRANSFWWYLLRGPLWYSFTRPKLSGLVQRTHGKFLIGMVGGVLSDYLPLIDEYYYYSAT, from the coding sequence ATGGCGCTCTTGAAGCAGTACGACGACTTTTTGCTCAACAACGCCTCGCAAATCACCGCCGTCGAGAGCTCGCTGCGTTCCATTACCTACTTCCTACCAGGTCGTTtcaaggatgccgagcttgcaggAGAAGCCATCTACGCATCCCTCAACCTTCTCGGTCTCTACCATGATTCCATCCTCGCTCGAGCCCTAGAAAAGCAGAATCCGCTTGCCATCACCAACGACAAAGCCCTCGCAGCTGAAAAGCGTGTCCTCCCATCCAGCGCTGCACGACTTGATACCAATATCGCCACCGGTCTCACTCCCTCGGAACATGCAAGGTATACCAACCACTTTTCGCACAGCTCCAAGAGCTACAATCGTGTAGCCAGGAGCCTGGTCATTGTAGGCTactttgagctgcttgcagAGATGGTGGCAAGGCGCAAGCTTGGGCGAAGGAAAGCCTGGGATGTTGTAGCTGCCATTGAAGCTCTCAAAGTGTTGCTCCGTCTGAGCCTTGTCCAGATGACGGGCTCAAGAATGGCCATCCATCCTCCCATTCCGGAACGCGAAGTGGatccagctgctctcgaaCAGGAACGAGCAAACATAGTGGGCAAGCTTGCGCATCGCCTCGACGTGGCCACTGCTTCTTCCAACTCTTCGCTTTCGAACTCGATCACACAGCCACCCAAGGGCTATTGGAAGGGCTCTCGCACTGGCTTGCTGCGACCTACCCTTGCTTCGCTCCGACCGGGCTACGACGATACCGAGGATGATCCTCCGGCGTCTGCCGCGCAACCCGACCGTCGTCCACCGCATTTGCGAGCTATGCGCATCAACGCCGCTCACTCTGGTTCTGACACTGACGACACGCTGGTAGATTCGACCCGACTTCAGGCGTCCACGACACTTTATCCCTCGGCGGCGAGCGACGACCCGCTCTCTCAATCATCTAACGCATTGCAAAAGGATCTGCCTTCGCCGCCCGTGACCATGAAACCCTGGTCAGAATCGCAAATCAATGACTACCTCCTCTCTCGTGTCCTCACTGTCAACGATGTTCGCAAGCCCGAGGAGCTCGTCCGGCCTCTACGCAATCGCagcgctcatctcgccgaAGTTGTTTGGATCCTTCGACCTCTCATCTACGTCCTTGCTCTGCGTCGATGGGGACGAAAAGCGACGCTTCCATTCGCTCTTTCCTTTGCCCTCGAATATTTCGCCAAAGAACTGCGCATTCGTTCATTTGCGCCTTCTATCCCTGCACCCAAGAGTCTCTTCCCCACCAACCCCCTTCTCGCCGCTATGATGGGCCAGAATCCGCTTGCCTCGATCCTAACTTCGATCTTCATGGGCGGAAATCCGGCCGACAAGGCCAAACGTCCCATCTCGTCGGTCGAAGAGGCTGAATGGTCCAAGCGCGCCAATTCGTTCTGGTGGTATCTCCTACGTGGTCCGCTCTGGTACTCTTTCACCCGTCCTAAACTGTCCGGCTTAGTCCAGCGTACACACGGCAAATTTCTCATCGGCATGGTCGGCGGTGTCCTCAGCGATTATCTGCCGCTCATCGATGAGTATTACTACTATTCAGCCACATGA
- a CDS encoding 1-phosphatidylinositol 4-kinase LSB6 (related to LSB6 - Phosphatidylinositol 4-kinase): MSRSDDGERAPLLSRQRESSNGNSPSRHRLDDDDLDFDARFRKWKTAVARKFRGKPHRDTKPTLLITHFDGPGQAQSVLDAKRTSARRNVLHEATAMSSHEFQSQVEQVKHAIRQGVYPKMITTGSSGSYFARIISDTASQHCSQSSSTQAASLTTVAVFKPKDEEPYGNLNPKRQFARKYLWWAMGRPCLIPNFSYLSEVGASYLDARLALQMVPRTELVELSSPSFHYAYSDRLAFDKDHVPLPIKIGSYQTFLKGYVNASDFLRRHPWPSRTRSRALLMRDMDDESRAHKVSRKKQQARLRNCGVALKRVLLCRPSWDDLHAEDEPDEPDACHPPLSRNSPINSQDASNVPSDDFYWTPKRMEQFRLQLERLVVLDFLMRNTDRGLDNFMIKHDVDKDEISIGAIDNSLSFPIKHPNEIRQYPFGWLFLPSDLIGLPFSDSTRQHLLPILNDPVWWQHTVQGLRGIFKQDPYFDESKFEKQMSVLRGQGWNLVQSLQAPDEGPLDLCAREKKLICQEIQELTLDKVEKIQGLKIALDSDGRVLPAAEAPESPGLAKRAAWRAHTSRTIPSGVIETERRPIGMRASESYKKALLQASGAQLTLDTDEELDDLLVEHNPSTLQAGAAGAAGAAGASGVSSSLPPTSTLDDKMQTDVPVQESWSGSINARLAPNVRHQRFASAHDVGTLARKQREPTAGSSRRNNANRDSILGRTGIEVLEGLDRERKQEAKLKFFRHRKRSSTVSNASTWSATEAQRAPASHDQSSEDVRSVENERSYDLASSIMSDPGARVDGAPRWHRSKSACRPAEGMYASLYDLHSQGEVLSEEEEEHDEQHRYRQSTPIGFQNNKPKPMIESLLQQLASTGEPSSTSDHPRTAAKTYTPHIPHPTSVARTSQAYNRDHTPDSESLASKRTIKVVVDKISSDTKQAWLKWI, encoded by the coding sequence ATGTCAAGGTCTGACGATGGCGAACGTGCGCCCCTGTTGTCCCGCCAACGCGAGTCAAGCAACGGTAACTCACcctctcggcatcgtcttgacgatgacgacctCGACTTTGATGCCAGATTTCGCAAGTGGAAGACTGCAGTCGCTCGTAAGTTTCGCGGCAAACCGCATCGCGACACCAAGCCAACCCTTCTCATCACTCACTTTGATGGTCCAGGTCAAGCTCAATCCGTGCTTGACGCCAAGCGCACCTCTGCCCGTCGCAACGTTCTACACGAAGCAACAGCAATGTCTTCGCACGAGTTCCAGAGCCAAGTAGAACAGGTCAAGCATGCCATTCGTCAGGGCGTTTATCCAAAGATGATCACTACTGGCTCCAGTGGCTCCTACTTTGCTCGCATCATCAGCGACACAGCCTCGCAGCACTGCTCACAGTCGTCATCCACGCAAGCCGCCTCGCTCACCACCGTCGCTGTCTTCAAACCCAAAGACGAAGAGCCCTACGGCAATCTCAATCCCAAACGCCAGTTTGCACGCAAGTATCTGTGGTGGGCCATGGGCAGACCCTGTCTGATCCCCAACTTTTCCTATCTATCCGAAGTCGGCGCCTCGTACCTTGACGCTCGCCTCGCGCTTCAGATGGTGCCTAGAACCGAGCTTGTCGAACTCTCGTCACCCTCTTTTCACTACGCATACAGCGACCGCCTTGCTTTTGACAAGGACCACGTTCCTCTCCCCATCAAGATCGGAAGCTATCAGACTTTTCTCAAAGGCTACGTCAACGCATCAGACTTTCTCAGGAGGCATCCATGGCCATCGCGCACCCGCAGCAGGGCGCTGCTCATGCGTGATATGGATGACGAGAGCAGAGCTCACAAGGTCAGCCGTaagaagcagcaagcacgatTGCGCAATTGCGGAGTTGCCCTAAAACGCGTCTTGCTCTGTCGCCCTTCCTGGGACGATCTACACGCCGAAGACGAGCCGGACGAGCCGGACGCCTGTCACCCCCCCTTGTCTCGCAACTCGCCCATCAACTCTCAAGATGCTTCCAACGTGCCATCTGACGACTTTTACTGGACTCCGAAGCGCATGGAGCAATTTCGGCTTCAGCTCGAGAGGCTAGTCGTACTCGACTTCCTCATGCGCAACACCGATCGTGGCTTGGACAACTTTATGATCAAGCACGATGTAgacaaggacgagattAGCATTGGTGCCATCGATAACTCGCTCTCCTTCCCCATCAAGCATCCCAACGAGATTCGTCAGTACCCATTCGGCTGGCTCTTCCTCCCCAGCGATCTCATCGGCCTGCCCTTCTCCGACTCTACTCGCCAGCATCTCCTGCCTATCCTCAACGATCCCGTCTGGTGGCAGCACACTGTCCAGGGGCTACGCGGCATCTTTAAACAGGATCCCTACTTTGACGAGAGCAAGTtcgagaagcagatgaGCGTCTTGCGAGGTCAGGGTTGGAACCTCGTACAGAGCTTGCAGGCGCCCGACGAGGGTCCGCTCGACCTCTGTGCTCGCGAAAAGAAGCTCATCTGCCAAGAGATACAGGAGCTAACactcgacaaggtcgaaaAAATCCAAGGCCTCAAGATCGCACTAGATTCGGATGGCCGCGTCCTGCCAGCTGCTGAAGCACCTGAGTCGCCAGGCCTGGCCAAACGTGCAGCTTGGAGAGCGCACACTTCACGCACCATTCCTTCCGGGGTGATTGAGACCGAGCGCAGACCAATAGGAATGCGAGCCTCCGAGTCGTACAAAAAGGCGCTCTTACAAGCGTCGGGTGCCCAACTGACGCTTGACACggacgaagagctcgatgaCCTGCTAGTCGAGCACAACCCATCCACGTTGCAAgcaggcgctgctggcgctgcaggTGCTGCCGGCGCTTCAGGCGTTTCATCTTCGCTGCCTCCCACATCGACTCTTGACGACAAGATGCAGACCGATGTACCTGTGCAAGAGAGCTGGTCAGGATCGATCAACGCGAGGCTGGCGCCAAATGTGCGACACCAACGCTTCGCATCGGCGCACGACGTTGGCACTTTGGCTCGAAAACAACGCGAGCCAACAGCAGGCAGCTCGAGGCGAAACAATGCCAATCGTGACAGCATCCTTGGCAGGACAGGTAtcgaggtgctcgaggGACTCGATCGTGAAAGAAAACAGGAAGCCAAACTCAAGTTTTTCCGACATCGCAAGCGGTCGAGCACGGTATCGAACGCTTCTACTTGGAGTGCGACCGAGGCGCAGAGAGCTCCCGCCAGTCACGATCAGAGCTCCGAGGACGTCAGAAGCGTCGAGAATGAAAGGAGCTATGATctggcgagctcgatcaTGTCGGATCCCGGTGCGCGCGTTGATGGTGCTCCACGCTGGCACCGATCCAAGTCGGCTTGCAGACCAGCAGAAGGTATGTATGCATCGCTGTACGACTTGCACAGCCAAGGCGAGGTGCTGtccgaggaggaagaggagcatgacgagcagcatcgttATCGACAAAGTACGCCAATCGGGTTCCAGAACAacaagccaaagccgatgatcgaatcgcttctacagcagcttgcttcAACCGGTGAGCCGTCGAGCACTTCAGATCATCCGCGCACAGCCGCCAAGACGTACACACCGCACATTCCGCACCCCACATCTGTGGCGCGCACATCACAAGCGTACAATCGCGATCACACGCCCGACTCCGAATCACTCGCTTCGAAACGCACCATCAaggtcgtcgtcgacaagaTCTCGTCTGACACCAAACAGGCGTGGCTCAAGTGGATCTAA
- a CDS encoding uncharacterized protein (related to Restin (intermediate filament-associated protein)) — protein MSGLPTTPSNTHLRSGLPTPSAGLRRISPVATSSVSPGVDSPDTRFKKQTLAEAISKNDPAKYRISSSISSPTARENSDADDNSPLLTAGRLPRSSLLSRRSHSSLRFDTPPNRAAPLPSHASPSASDVSPSSASALVRTRSPLPASNASTSKTVATPKRYSELNGRTSFTPSTISRTPSHTSSTTASRAREHVRRGRELEIGDLVRMEGSDLVGVLRHLGPVEFKPGFYAGLELTGDSVGKGKNDGSVQGTQYFACAPANGVFCPASKVVAINHAPPTDAVARPASSMSNRPSSRASDAPDRSGAITPSRRRASIISRPPSATPSRASSRLSVRPPSVASVNRPTSAMSTSRPVSRLTARKSIAHTSSARADDAPNVHQQTQLSPVRNAVSTTCSLAARTPRTSIAGVRAASSVVPSTPSLAKKRQSLGGIPTPRATKGRASMFARPGGLPVSSDASMPPPPSPSKDARTERAASVLALRSNSRLGADTLAVESSPVSQSEPGVSTDLNLEKNRALLDLMDLTPRKSAQLVSRSESRAESRAGIRDGDLTRDSVAEAVVPLSLYEEQMAEFEQLRAQVEQLEKQNAELRRAQEARKARRSEVRSNEAILEAERAKMRAEARERQTEMEEERRIERNDEIRRRKEIEDREKELKEKLFETQQQLDKRGDDHERQQKELESRAKSLELKLEASEQLVTEMKDRIQQQSALEQRGETKEALETQLKLKDAEINSLKASLKSIEDQAHTARDDLMRQIDELKDAGRETISLYEQRIEEIEVERIQVLDNMQLLQDKAQEAIRAAEARVEEMQAAHALSQRGNRLEAGSAAAIDNEALREQVAHLQDKLGKYEDQISEGALALEKEKEYAQKRRDKSHEVETSLKNELKRMRAELERTQKAGKEQHVLLEETRHALQESQQALERERAELEGLRADAENFNVLKTGHDSSSASAGQAEWASERRGLEAKLEQYRQERDAQLEAKETELCQLRSRLDANTVEDKKDAHRLSGASNGSSANQVSGLSYLVRQLGDENVDIKAKQKLLEADLKARTEQAETKARAFELMVESLEKQLEAHQGAARAANTCELAHMLADREARLENSESKLADLRSMLAASKMERRDSTDSLQKEVLHLETLVEARIFREQELMAEVERLSRQLEERGDTKPTKDASAERPVDSAKWTLAMGMPLRQRDASEEEEELNFCGLCSKRGHTLDRCDKLMEPTNSVLPSSNGASGLEAQGESEPCDDCGEVGHRFEDCPYAAEIF, from the coding sequence ATGTCGGGCTTACCGACCACGCCCAGTAACACTCACCTCCGATCCGGTCTGCCTACACCGTCGGCAGGATTGAGACGTATCTCGCCCGTGGCTACCTCGAGTGTCAGCCCTGGTGTGGACAGCCCCGACACACGATTTAAAAAGCAGACGCTGGCAGAAGCCATCTCAAAGAACGATCCAGCAAAGTATCGaatctcgtcttcgatTTCCTCTCCAACCGCCAGGGAGAAcagcgatgcagacgacAACTCTCCGCTGCTGACAGCAGGTCGTCTGCCTCGCTCCTCTCTACTCTCACGCAGATCGCATTCTTCGCTTCGATTCGACACGCCACCCAACAGAGCcgctcctcttccgtcTCACGCCTCACCATCGGCTTCCGATGTTTCTCCTagctcggcgagcgcaTTGGTTCGTACCCGAAGCCCACTACCAGCTAGCAACGCCAGCACATCCAAAACAGTGGCAACACCCAAAAGATACTCGGAACTAAATGGACGTACCAGCTTTACTCCATCTACAATCAGCAGGACCCCCTCGCacacctcttccaccaccgcttCTCGCGCGAGAGAACATGTTCGACGTGGACGCGAGCTTGAGATTGGCGACCTCGTTCGCATGGAAGGCTCTGACCTCGTCGGCGTGCTTCGACATCTCGGCCCCGTCGAATTCAAGCCTGGCTTCTACGCCGGCCTCGAGCTTACAGGCGATAGTGTAGGCAAAGGAAAAAACGATGGCAGCGTCCAAGGGACCCAGTACTTTGCATGTGCCCCGGCAAATGGCGTCTTCTGTCCAGCCTCCAAAGTGGTGGCAATCAACCATGCTCCTCCTACCGATGCCGTGGCTCGGCCGGCTTCATCCATGTCCAACAGGCCATCGTCGCGTGCCTCGGATGCACCAGACCGCTCGGGCGCCATAACACCTTCACGCAGACGAGCTAGCATCATCTCGCGCCCGCCTTCAGCTACGCCTTCACGCGCCTCTTCACGCCTCAGCGTACGTCCCCCCTCGGTCGCATCTGTCAATAGACCCACCTCGGCAATGAGCACATCCCGTCCTGTCAGCCGTCTCACCGCTCGCAAAAGTATTGCGCATACATCTAGCGCACGCGCCGATGACGCACCGAATGTGCACCAGCAAACCCAACTGAGCCCGGTGCGCAACGCTGTGTCCACCACATGCTCACTGGCGGCAAGAACTCCTCGCACTTCGATCGCTGGCGTGCGCGCCGCGTCCAGCGTGGTTCCGAGCACGCCTTCTCTCGCAAAGAAGCGGCAGAGTCTGGGTGGTATTCCAACGCCTCGAGCTACCAAGGGGCGTGCATCCATGTTTGCTCGACCCGGCGGTCTACCCGTAAGCTCTGATGCAAGCATGCCGCCGCCTCCAAGCCCGAGCAAAGATGCACGCACCGAGCGCGCAGCCAGCGTACTCGCCTTGCGCTCCAACAGCCGACTTGGTGCTGACACTTTGGCTGTCGAGAGCTCGCCCGTCTCGCAGTCAGAGCCTGGCGTGTCGACCGACTTGAATCTCGAAAAGAACCgcgcgctgctcgaccttATGGACCTTACGCCACGCAAATCAGCGCAGCTCGTTTCTCGCTCCGAATCCAGAGCAGAGAGTCGTGCAGGCATTCGCGATGGCGATCTCACACGCGATTCGGTGGCCGAAGCGGTGGTGCCCCTTTCGTTGTATGAAGAGCAGATGGCCGAATTTGAACAGCTGCGTGCTCAAGTGGAACAGCTTGAAAAGCAGAATGCTGAACTGCGTCGggcgcaagaagctcgaaaagcgCGCAGATCCGAGGTGCGCTCCAACGAGGCCATCCTGGAGGCCGAACGAGCCAAGATGCGAGCCGAAGCACGCGAGAGGCAAACCGAAATGGAGGAAGAGCGACGTATCGAACGCAACGACGAGATTCGTCGACGTAAGGAGATCGAGGATCGCGAAAAGGAGCTCAAGGAAAAACTTTTcgagacgcagcagcagcttgacaaGAGGGGCGATGATCACGAGCGGCAGCAAAAGGAATTGGAAAGCCGCGCAAAGAGTCttgagctcaagctggaagCCAGCGAGCAACTTGTCACAGAGATGAAGGATCGCATTCAACAGCAATCGGCGCTCGAACAACGCGGCGAAACAAAggaagcgctcgagacgcAACTCAAActcaaggatgccgagatcaACAGTCTCAAAGCGTCGCTCAAAAGCATCGAGGACCAAGCTCATACGGCTCGGGACGATTTGATGCGCCaaatcgacgagctcaaggatgcGGGTCGTGAGACCATCAGCCTGTACGAGCAGAGGATCGAAGAGATCGAAGTCGAGAGGATCCAAGTGTTGGACAATatgcagctgctgcaggaCAAGGCGCAGGAAGCTATCCGAGCAGCCGAGGCGCGTGTCGAGGAAATGCAGGCAGCCCACGCATTGTCTCAGCGTGGAAATCGCCTTGAAGCCggctcggctgctgcgatcGACAATGAAGCGTTGCGCGAGCAAGTGGCTCACTTACAGGACAAGCTAGGCAAGTACGAAGACCAGATCTCTGAGGGCGCACTCGCGCTtgagaaggagaaggagtATGCGCAAAAGAGGCGCGACAAGTCGCACGAGGTCGAGACCAGCCTGAAGAACGAGCTGAAGCGCATGCGTGCCGAGCTGGAGCGCACGCAGAAAGCGGGCAAGGAGCAACACGTGCTTCTCGAGGAGACGCGCCATGCTTTACAGGAAAGCCAGCAGGCGCTGGAGCGCGAAcgtgccgagctcgagggATTGCGAGCAGATGCCGAGAACTTCAATGTGCTCAAAACAGGACATGACAGCAGCTCTGCCTCGGCAGGACAAGCCGAGTGGGCTAGCGAAAGACGAGGACtggaagccaagctggagCAATATCGGCAAGAGAGGGATGCACAGCTGGAAGCCAAAGAGACCGAACTTTGTCAGCTGCGATCAAGGCTGGATGCCAACACAGTGGAGGATAAGAAAGATGCACATCGGCTATCTGGCGCCTCGAACGGCTCGTCAGCGAACCAAGTGTCGGGACTGAGCTATCTTGTGCGTCAGCTAGGCGACGAGAATGTCGAcatcaaggccaagcaaaagctgctggaagcggATCTCAAAGCACGCACTGAGCAAGCCGAGACCAAGGCGCGCGCTTTCGAGCTGATGGTTGAGTCACTTGAAAAGCAACTTGAGGCGCATCAAGGCGCTGCGCGAGCTGCAAACACATGCGAACTGGCACACATGCTGGCGGATCGGGAAGCACGCCTGGAAAAcagcgagagcaagctGGCCGATTTGCGATCGATGCTGGCGGCCAGTAAGATGGAAAGACGCGACTCGACCGACTCGTTACAGAAGGAGGTTTTGCacctcgagacgctggtGGAAGCACGCATCTTTCGAGAACAAGAGCTGATGGCAGAAGTGGAGCGACTTTCGCGGCAACtggaagagcgaggcgaCACGAAACCGACCAAAGATGCATCAGCCGAGAGGCCAGTAGACAGTGCAAAGTGGACATTGGCCATGGGAATGCCATTGCGACAGAGAGACGCGTcggaggaggaagaggaacTCAATTTCTGCGGGCTATGCTCGAAGCGCGGCCACACGTTGGACCGGTGCGACAAGCTGATGGAGCCAACCAACTCGGTGCTACCGAGCTCGAACGGCGCTTCCGGCTTGGAAGCGCAGGGAGAGTCAGAGCCGTGCGATGACTGTGGCGAGGTGGGACATCGATTTGAGGACTGCCCGTACGCAGCCGAGATTTTCTGA